The DNA region cctcctcctcctcctgcgcaAAGACGGTGCCTTTGAGTGTCTCGGACCCGCGACGCCGCACGCTATGTGCCAATCTGGCGCGTTGCGAGGACCGGATCCGCACGCGGcgaaatggtgagaaatgcttccgtacctccttcttcttcttttcctccgtCGACGacggcctcttcttcttcttccttcctcccttcttcgcGCGGTGACCTGCACAAGGTTAGGATCTGGCCGCCGCGGAGGTTGCGGCCGGCGAacggcggtggcagcggtggcGGTGGGGACCCGCACTCCTCGCACCCACAGCTGGAGGATCTGGCTGCCCAGGGTCCCCGTAATAGGAGAGCCAGGTTCAGGTACGGCGATGGCGGTGGGATCCGTGTCCGGCAAAGCATCGTTCGGCGTTTACGGGGAAAGATCGCGGCGGGTTCGGGGGGAAAGGTAGCATCAATGGTCTGCgatagaggaggaaggagagtgaAAAGAGactagccatgcaggaatacatacgaTCCTAGAGTCGGAAAGGACTACTGAGAGCCATaaagtccaaccctccttctgccatgcaggaatacataagatcctagagtcagaagggaataCTAAGGGTCTTATAGTACAACcctcattcttccatgcaggaatacataggatcctagagtcagaagggaatactaagggccatagagtccagccctcgttctgccatgcaggaatacataggatcctagagtcagaagggactaataagggccatagagtccagccttccttctgccatgcaggaatatataggatCCCAGAGTCCGAAGGGACTACTGAGGGTCCTAtattccaaccctccttctgccatgcaggaatacataggatcctagagtccgAAGGGACTACTAAAGGCcgtagagtccaaccctccttctgacatgcaggaatccataggatcctagagtcgaaaaggactactaagggccatagagtccagccctccttctgccatgcaggaatacataggatcctagagtcagaagggactaataagggccatagagtccagtcctccttctgccatgaaggaatacataagatcccagagtcagaagggactactaagggccatagagtccaaccctccttctgccatgaaagaatacataggatcccagagtcagaagggactactaagggccatatagtccaaccctccttctgccatgcagNNNNNNNNNNNNNNNNNNNNNNNNNNNNNNNNNNNNNNNNNNNNNNNNNNNNNNNNNNNNNNNNNNNNNNNNNNNNNNNNNNNNNNNNNNNNNNNNNNNNaggaatacataggatcctagagtccgaagggactactaagggccgtagagtccaaccctccttctgacatgcaggaatccataggatcctagagtcgaaaaggactactaagggccatagagtccagccctccttctgccatgcaggaatacataggatcctagagtcagaagggactaataagggccatagagtccagtcctccttctgccatgcaggaatacataagatcccagagtcagaagggactactaagggccatagagtccaaccctcctgccatgaaagaatacataggatcccagagtcagaagggactactaagggccatatattccaaccctccttctgccatgcaggaatacatagaatcctagagtcagaagggactactaagggccatatagtccaaccctccttctgccatgcaggaatacataagatcctagagtcagaagggactactaagggccatagagtccaaccctccttctgccatgaaggaatacataggatcctagagtcagaagggactactaagggccatagagtccaaccctccttctgccatgcaggaatacataggatcccagagtcagaagggactactaagggccataNNNNNNNNNNNNNNNNNNNNNNNNNNNNNNNNNNNNNNNNNNNNNNNNNNNNNNNNNNNNNNNNNNNNNNNNNNNNNNNNNNNNNNNNNNNNNNNNNNNNagagtcagaagggactactaagggccatagagtccagccctccttctcccatgcaggaatacataggacactagagtcagaagggactactaagggccatatagtccaaccctctttgtgccatgcaggaatacataggacactagagtcagaagggactactaagggccatatagtccaaccctctttgTGCCATGGACGAATACATAGGacactagagtcagaagggactactaagggccgtatagtccaaccctccttctgccatgcaggaatacataggatcctagagtccgaagggactactaagggccgtatagtccaaccctccttctgctatgcaggaatacataggatcctagagtccgAAGGAACTACTAAGggacatatagtccaaccctccttttgccatgcaggaatacatagaatcctagtcAGAAgagactactaagggccatagagtccaaccctccttctgccatgcaggaatacataggatcccagactcagaagggactactaagggccatagagtccaatcctccttctgccatgcaggaatacataggatcctagagtcagaagcgAGTCCTAAGCATCAATATTTAGCCCAGAACCGCTTTCTTCGTCCCATTCTTTCCTCttcaatgctgatgctgctagaAAATATTTCCGCTAAGACAGAGGACGAGGATTTAAAATTGCTCAATTTAAAAGGAGCCGCTTTATCGAAGTCTTTAGCGATAGAGGACTCGAACTCGGACCCGCTGACCGTTGTTGTTTGTTGTcctttgttgttgtcgtgtgtgTAACCATGGCGTTTGTAGGTTGCAATTCCCG from Sceloporus undulatus isolate JIND9_A2432 ecotype Alabama unplaced genomic scaffold, SceUnd_v1.1 scaffold_1941, whole genome shotgun sequence includes:
- the LOC121917943 gene encoding phosphatidylserine decarboxylase proenzyme, mitochondrial-like; translated protein: MVRNASVPPSSSFPPSTTASSSSSFLPSSRGDLHKVRIWPPRRLRPANGGGSGGGGDPHSSHPQLEDLAAQGPRNRRARFRLQFPQLALRRRLGQLSCMSKPTLKLRSWPLAVLYYLLPFGALKPLTRVRWKPMSRVSTCDRAAAA